A window from Deltaproteobacteria bacterium encodes these proteins:
- a CDS encoding pyruvate, phosphate dikinase: MKKTPSTGLPGLDRVFTGLLPGDNIVWQVDVVEDYLPFVEPFVSDALSKGKRLVYFRFARHPELVPEGIGAEIHRLSTEVGFETFTDRIHKVIEEAGRGAFYVFDCLSDLAADWYSDLMLGNFFMVTCPYLYDMKTFTYFALFRDCHSFDAVSAIRGTTQMLIDVFRRDDRLYVHPLKVDQRHSPTMYLPHVWDSGTFRPLTESAVLSEVLVDLTERRVDAVSRTLDMWDRKLLQAREVLEEVQLGVRPEGEATEIFRRLLRMMVIRDERLVALASRWLDLSDLLAIRKRMIGTGLIGGKSVGMLLARAILRKTDPRWKERLETHDSYFIGTDVFYTFLVRNGCWRARRVQRNAASFMDGASVARERVLTGTFPAFVVEQFVAMLEYFGQSPIIVRSSSLLEDSFGNAFTGKYDSVFCPNQGSPQERLETFLSAVRTVYASTMSPEALLYRSHRGLIDRDEQMAILVQRVSGAVHGHLFYPQVAGVGLSYNPYVWSEQIEPEAGVLRLVFGLGTRAVDRADDDYTRMVALNAPLRRPESGRDRGTGGYAQRRVDLLDLRANRFSSETFDAVAGASPDLPIDLYAARRSALSRRGDEARPGAEGWVLTFERLLTDTSFVREMREMLGILRDAYEYPVDTEFTANFLPDGRCRINLVQCRPLQVREGGNIVEPPKRIARDALLLSTRGPIIGPSSLSLIDRVIYVDPEKYSALPLRDRPSVARLIGRIVHAPRRDGPPNVLLMGPGRWGTSTPSLGVPVSFAEINTASVVCEIVGVGMDVVPDVSLGTHFFNDLVEADMLYMAVHPGRGMGALNAKFLLDARNRLSELLPEDSEWAGVVRVVDLPDPGDGRLLYL, encoded by the coding sequence GTGAAAAAAACTCCGAGCACAGGACTCCCGGGTCTCGACCGGGTCTTCACGGGGCTCCTCCCCGGCGACAACATCGTCTGGCAGGTGGACGTCGTCGAGGATTACCTCCCGTTCGTCGAGCCGTTCGTCTCCGACGCCCTCTCCAAGGGTAAGCGGCTGGTCTACTTCCGCTTCGCCCGCCACCCCGAGCTGGTGCCGGAAGGAATCGGCGCCGAGATCCACCGGCTGAGCACCGAGGTCGGGTTCGAGACGTTCACCGACCGGATCCACAAGGTGATCGAGGAGGCGGGGCGCGGCGCCTTCTACGTCTTCGACTGCCTCTCTGATCTCGCCGCCGACTGGTACAGCGACCTGATGCTCGGCAACTTCTTCATGGTCACCTGCCCGTACCTGTACGACATGAAGACGTTCACCTACTTCGCCCTCTTCCGCGACTGCCACTCGTTCGACGCCGTCTCCGCCATCCGGGGGACGACGCAGATGCTGATCGACGTCTTCCGGAGGGACGACCGGCTGTACGTCCACCCGCTGAAGGTGGACCAGCGCCACTCGCCCACGATGTACCTTCCGCACGTCTGGGACAGCGGGACGTTCCGCCCCCTGACCGAGAGCGCGGTGCTGTCGGAGGTGCTGGTGGATCTCACGGAACGTCGCGTCGACGCCGTCTCCCGGACGCTCGACATGTGGGACCGAAAGCTGCTGCAGGCGCGGGAGGTCCTCGAGGAGGTCCAGCTCGGCGTCCGCCCGGAGGGGGAGGCGACCGAGATCTTCCGGCGGCTCCTGCGGATGATGGTCATCCGGGACGAACGGCTGGTGGCGCTGGCCTCCCGCTGGCTCGACCTGTCCGACCTGCTCGCCATCCGGAAGCGGATGATCGGGACCGGCCTGATCGGGGGGAAGTCGGTCGGGATGCTCCTCGCCCGCGCGATCCTGCGCAAGACCGACCCGCGCTGGAAGGAGCGGCTGGAGACGCACGACTCCTATTTCATCGGGACCGACGTCTTCTACACGTTCCTCGTCCGGAACGGCTGCTGGCGCGCGCGGCGCGTGCAGCGGAACGCCGCCTCGTTCATGGACGGCGCTTCGGTGGCGCGGGAGCGGGTCCTGACCGGCACCTTCCCGGCCTTCGTCGTCGAGCAGTTCGTCGCGATGCTCGAATATTTCGGGCAGTCGCCGATCATCGTCCGGTCGAGCTCGCTCCTCGAGGACAGCTTCGGCAACGCGTTCACCGGGAAGTACGACAGCGTCTTCTGCCCGAACCAGGGCTCCCCGCAGGAGCGGCTCGAGACGTTCCTTTCCGCTGTTCGGACCGTGTACGCCAGCACGATGAGCCCCGAGGCGCTCCTCTACCGGTCGCACCGGGGGCTGATCGACCGGGACGAGCAGATGGCGATCCTCGTCCAGCGCGTGTCGGGGGCGGTCCACGGGCACCTGTTCTACCCGCAGGTGGCGGGGGTGGGGCTGTCGTACAACCCGTACGTCTGGAGCGAGCAGATCGAACCGGAGGCCGGGGTGCTGCGTCTGGTGTTCGGGCTGGGGACGCGCGCGGTCGACCGCGCGGACGACGACTACACCCGGATGGTGGCGCTCAACGCCCCGCTGCGCCGCCCGGAGTCGGGGCGCGACCGCGGGACGGGCGGCTACGCGCAGCGGCGGGTCGACCTGCTGGACCTGCGGGCGAACCGGTTCTCGTCGGAGACGTTCGACGCCGTGGCCGGGGCGTCGCCCGACCTGCCGATCGACCTGTACGCTGCGCGGCGCAGCGCCCTGTCCCGGCGGGGGGACGAGGCGCGGCCGGGGGCGGAAGGGTGGGTGCTCACCTTCGAGCGGCTCCTGACCGACACGTCGTTCGTCCGGGAGATGCGGGAGATGCTGGGGATCCTCCGGGACGCCTACGAATACCCGGTCGACACCGAGTTCACGGCGAACTTCCTCCCCGACGGACGGTGCCGGATCAACCTCGTGCAGTGCCGGCCCCTGCAGGTGCGGGAGGGGGGGAACATCGTCGAGCCGCCGAAGCGGATCGCGCGCGACGCGCTCCTCCTTTCGACCCGGGGGCCGATCATCGGGCCGAGCTCCCTGTCGCTCATCGACCGGGTGATCTACGTGGACCCGGAGAAATATTCCGCCCTGCCGCTCCGAGACCGCCCGTCGGTGGCGCGGCTGATCGGCCGGATCGTCCACGCGCCGCGGCGGGACGGTCCCCCGAACGTCCTTCTGATGGGGCCGGGCCGGTGGGGGACGAGCACCCCCTCCCTGGGGGTGCCGGTCTCGTTCGCCGAGATCAACACGGCGTCGGTCGTCTGCGAGATCGTCGGGGTGGGGATGGACGTCGTGCCCGACGTCTCCCTGGGGACCCACTTCTTCAACGACCTGGTGGAGGCCGACATGCTGTACATGGCGGTCCACCCGGGGAGAGGGATGGGCGCCCTGAACGCGAAGTTCCTCCTGGACGCGCGGAACCGGCTCTCGGAGCTGCTCCCGGAGGATTCGGAGTGGGCCGGGGTCGTCCGCGTCGTCGACCTGCCCGATCCCGGCGACGGGCGCCTCCTGTACCT